A part of Candidatus Omnitrophota bacterium genomic DNA contains:
- the serA gene encoding phosphoglycerate dehydrogenase codes for MKILVSDPLSEEGLKILKDVKDFQVDVKTELKPENLKEEIRHYDALIVRSATKVTKEIIDAAAKLKVIGRAGVGLDNVDLEAATQKGIIVMNTPGGNTISTAEHTISMILSLSRNIPQANASTKKGEWKRSKFMGVELYGKTLGIVGLGRIGKEVARRALSFGMRILAYDPFLSCEAAESLGIEVAELKDLLKQADYITVHTPLTEETKHLFSTKEFGLMKEGVRIVNCARGGIIDEAALAVAIKEGKVAGAALDVFEKEPIPADSELIKLDNLIATPHLGASTEEAQVNVAIEVAEIVRDALLGHGIRNAANYPCLEAEVCKILEPYINLCDKIGVFSGQLAEGRFQELNIGYAGEIIQHDLSPLTMALVKGVLSPILKETVNFINATALAKERGIRIKESKSSKEEEFVNLIRLEIKTDKETRVVYGTLSVNKKPRIVKIDEYYVEISPLGEMVVIQNQDKPGIIGNLGTLFGKHKINIASMTFGRQAPAGKAITVLNVDSPVSAEVLEKIKKTENILGVKVIKI; via the coding sequence ATGAAAATATTAGTCAGCGACCCTTTATCCGAAGAAGGCTTAAAAATCCTTAAAGACGTCAAGGATTTTCAGGTTGATGTTAAGACTGAACTTAAGCCTGAAAACTTAAAGGAAGAAATCAGGCATTACGATGCCTTAATTGTCCGTAGCGCCACCAAAGTGACTAAAGAGATAATTGACGCCGCCGCGAAATTAAAAGTCATCGGCCGGGCAGGCGTAGGGTTAGATAACGTAGACTTGGAAGCAGCCACGCAAAAAGGCATTATTGTCATGAATACCCCCGGCGGTAACACTATTTCCACCGCCGAACACACTATAAGCATGATTTTATCGCTCTCCAGGAATATCCCCCAGGCTAATGCCTCTACTAAAAAAGGCGAATGGAAGCGCTCTAAATTTATGGGCGTTGAACTCTACGGTAAAACATTAGGCATAGTAGGTTTAGGGAGAATCGGCAAGGAAGTGGCTAGACGCGCCCTTTCTTTCGGGATGAGGATTTTAGCTTATGATCCGTTTTTATCGTGCGAGGCTGCGGAGAGTTTAGGCATTGAAGTGGCGGAATTAAAGGATTTACTTAAGCAGGCGGATTATATTACCGTGCATACGCCTTTGACCGAAGAAACAAAACATTTATTCTCTACTAAAGAATTCGGTTTAATGAAGGAAGGCGTGCGTATAGTTAATTGCGCGCGCGGCGGCATAATTGATGAAGCGGCTTTAGCAGTTGCCATCAAAGAAGGCAAGGTTGCGGGTGCCGCTTTGGATGTCTTTGAAAAAGAGCCGATACCTGCGGATAGCGAATTAATCAAATTGGATAATCTTATAGCTACCCCGCATTTAGGCGCTTCTACCGAGGAGGCGCAGGTCAATGTGGCTATTGAAGTAGCTGAGATCGTGCGCGATGCGCTCCTGGGGCACGGCATACGTAATGCCGCAAATTATCCCTGTTTAGAAGCAGAGGTATGCAAAATTTTAGAGCCGTATATAAACCTTTGCGATAAAATAGGTGTTTTCTCCGGGCAATTAGCAGAAGGAAGATTCCAGGAGTTAAATATCGGTTATGCCGGGGAAATAATCCAGCATGATTTGAGCCCCTTGACCATGGCTTTGGTAAAAGGGGTGCTCTCGCCCATTTTAAAAGAGACGGTGAATTTTATCAATGCCACGGCCTTAGCCAAAGAAAGAGGCATTAGAATTAAAGAGTCAAAATCCTCCAAAGAAGAGGAGTTCGTCAACCTCATCCGGCTGGAAATAAAGACTGACAAAGAAACGAGAGTGGTCTATGGCACGCTCTCAGTGAATAAGAAGCCGCGCATTGTCAAGATCGACGAATATTATGTGGAGATTTCTCCGTTAGGGGAAATGGTCGTCATACAAAACCAGGACAAACCGGGTATCATCGGTAATTTGGGCACGCTCTTTGGTAAACATAAGATCAATATCGCCTCCATGACCTTCGGCCGTCAGGCGCCCGCGGGAAAGGCGATTACCGTATTAAACGTGGATAGCCCGGTATCGGCTGAAGTCCTGGAGAAAATAAAAAAGACGGAGAATATTTTAGGGGTAAAGGTAATAAAGATATAA
- a CDS encoding trigger factor, with protein MKIEVKKLDGNKREVSVEISGDIVKNKFEDVFKKIAKEAKVPGFRPGNAPRDILEKHYSSHAHEQVLKELIPELYNQAIEKEGLDIVELPNIFDVKLERDNLSFKAHVEISPQVSAKNYKGIRVNYKKIEVTPDELKRSLDSLKESRKVEVIDDNFAKGLGYPNLLELEKAFERQIYLQKESLQRQKIENEIVEAITKGLDFKLPSSMVTRQLDDLVRQTKLDLALKGIPRDKIDGQDKVMRQELEPQAKRQVKVYLVLSAIAKKENIAQDDHMPAHVIEFLLKEANWQEGGN; from the coding sequence GTCAGCGTTGAGATAAGCGGCGATATCGTCAAGAATAAATTTGAGGATGTCTTTAAGAAGATCGCCAAGGAAGCAAAGGTCCCGGGTTTTCGGCCCGGTAATGCCCCCCGCGATATCTTAGAAAAACATTATTCTTCCCATGCCCATGAGCAGGTGCTCAAAGAACTGATTCCCGAGCTATACAATCAGGCCATAGAAAAGGAAGGGCTGGATATAGTGGAATTGCCGAATATATTTGATGTGAAGTTAGAGAGGGATAATCTTTCTTTTAAGGCCCACGTGGAGATAAGCCCACAGGTCAGCGCAAAAAATTATAAAGGCATCAGGGTAAATTATAAAAAAATAGAAGTTACCCCTGATGAGCTAAAGCGCAGCCTTGATTCCTTAAAAGAATCAAGGAAAGTAGAGGTTATTGACGATAATTTCGCCAAGGGATTAGGCTATCCTAACCTTCTGGAATTAGAAAAGGCGTTTGAGAGGCAAATTTATCTTCAGAAAGAAAGCCTGCAGAGGCAGAAGATAGAGAATGAAATTGTAGAAGCTATAACCAAAGGCCTGGATTTTAAGTTACCCTCTTCCATGGTTACGCGGCAGTTAGATGATTTAGTCCGGCAGACAAAATTAGACCTGGCATTAAAAGGTATCCCCCGCGATAAGATAGACGGGCAAGATAAGGTTATGCGGCAGGAGCTAGAACCGCAAGCAAAGAGGCAGGTAAAGGTTTATCTGGTTTTATCCGCTATCGCCAAAAAGGAAAATATCGCGCAGGATGACCATATGCCAGCTCATGTGATAGAATTTTTATTGAAAGAAGCGAATTGGCAAGAAGGAGGTAATTGA
- the clpP gene encoding ATP-dependent Clp endopeptidase proteolytic subunit ClpP, which yields MSVKMQTLVPMVIEQSPKGYERAYDIYSRLLKDRIIFIGTGIDDNVANLIIAQMLFLQMEDSNKDINVYINSPGGSVTAGLAIYDTIQFVKPDVATYCVGQATSMGAILLCAGTKGKRFALPNSRIMIHQPWGGIQGVAEDISRHAKEILKLRDQLNEILSVNTKQPLEKIQKDTDRDYFMSAEEAKAYGLVDEVIVTKKK from the coding sequence ATGAGCGTTAAAATGCAGACATTGGTACCGATGGTGATTGAACAATCGCCCAAAGGCTACGAGCGGGCCTATGATATCTATTCGCGTTTACTTAAAGACCGCATTATTTTTATCGGCACGGGCATTGATGACAACGTAGCTAATCTTATCATTGCCCAGATGCTCTTTTTACAGATGGAGGATTCTAATAAGGACATCAACGTCTATATTAATTCACCCGGAGGTTCGGTAACCGCGGGGTTAGCAATATATGATACTATACAGTTTGTCAAACCCGATGTCGCCACTTATTGCGTAGGCCAGGCCACAAGTATGGGGGCAATTCTCTTATGCGCCGGCACTAAGGGCAAACGTTTTGCCCTGCCGAATTCAAGGATTATGATTCATCAACCCTGGGGCGGGATTCAGGGAGTAGCAGAGGATATCTCCCGGCATGCCAAGGAAATCTTGAAATTACGCGACCAGCTCAATGAGATTTTATCCGTGAATACAAAGCAGCCGTTGGAAAAAATCCAGAAGGATACTGACCGCGATTACTTTATGTCTGCCGAAGAAGCAAAGGCCTACGGTTTGGTAGATGAAGTGATCGTAACCAAGAAAAAATAA
- a CDS encoding DUF4912 domain-containing protein codes for MAKLRKVNKAKKKLIKNRKPVRAKRPTIRLRLKKIPAQGKKEIIGQQETAIEQTKFSAAQQAPEAKRAVPQDLPSGYGQDRMVLQVRDPRWIHAYWEAGIETFKRLKAELKDNFYKARRVLRVYDVSHIIFNGKNAHCFFDIQINEQANNWYIDTAGPGRSWCVDLGLLLPDGRFITILRSNTVTTPLEGPSWITDEEWMIPEDMFARLYGMGFGLGRSSPVGKGWQEKVRRQLGGVSSLASPIKKSPSK; via the coding sequence ATGGCAAAGTTACGCAAGGTAAATAAGGCAAAAAAGAAATTAATAAAAAATAGAAAGCCGGTAAGAGCCAAAAGGCCAACCATACGGCTCAGGTTAAAGAAAATTCCTGCGCAAGGGAAAAAAGAGATTATTGGCCAGCAGGAAACAGCAATAGAACAGACAAAATTTTCTGCTGCGCAGCAAGCCCCCGAGGCCAAGCGCGCAGTACCGCAAGACCTGCCTTCTGGATACGGACAGGATAGGATGGTCCTACAGGTACGCGACCCTCGCTGGATTCATGCCTATTGGGAAGCGGGGATAGAGACTTTCAAGAGGCTTAAAGCCGAACTTAAGGATAATTTTTATAAAGCCAGGCGCGTCCTGCGCGTATACGACGTAAGCCATATCATATTCAACGGAAAAAACGCCCATTGTTTTTTTGACATCCAGATAAATGAACAGGCTAATAACTGGTATATTGATACGGCAGGCCCCGGCAGGTCCTGGTGCGTGGACCTGGGGCTATTATTGCCCGACGGCAGATTTATCACCATACTACGTTCCAACACGGTAACTACGCCTCTTGAGGGCCCATCCTGGATTACTGATGAAGAGTGGATGATCCCCGAAGATATGTTCGCGCGGCTTTACGGCATGGGTTTTGGATTGGGCAGGAGTTCTCCCGTGGGTAAAGGATGGCAAGAAAAGGTAAGAAGGCAACTTGGGGGGGTCTCTTCTTTGGCTAGCCCCATAAAAAAATCTCCTAGTAAATAA
- a CDS encoding adenylosuccinate synthase, with protein MNIVIVGTQWGDEGKGKIIDILSQQVDYIVRYQGGSNAGHTVVVDGGIFIFHLIPSGILHKDKICCIGNGVVIDPEALIKEIKDLSASGINIDKRLKISSLAHLILPYHRILDQLREKKRTHKIGTTGRGIGPCYADKINRCGIRIIDLLNPKAFKEKLKDNLKEKNEIFKKVYQHTGFNLDSIYKDYLGYGKFLVPYICDCASLLNKATQDKKDILFEGAQGTFLDIDFGTYPFVTSSSATAGGACIGTGVSPVKIDRIVGVAKAYTTRVGEGPFPTEFTPGFGKFMRKKGNEFGATTGRPRRCGWFDSVMVKQAILLNGISELAIMKLDILDGLKNIKICVAYKYKGKKFCEFPADLEVLAKAQPVYEEMPGWESPSGKIRHYKALSVHARDYIARLQDILKTKISMVSIGSSREETIFI; from the coding sequence ATGAATATCGTAATTGTCGGCACACAATGGGGAGATGAAGGTAAGGGTAAGATTATAGATATCTTGTCCCAACAAGTAGACTATATCGTGCGTTATCAGGGCGGCAGTAACGCCGGGCACACGGTAGTCGTTGACGGTGGAATCTTTATTTTTCATCTCATCCCTTCGGGTATATTGCATAAGGATAAAATTTGCTGCATAGGTAACGGCGTAGTTATTGACCCCGAGGCCTTGATAAAAGAAATAAAAGATTTATCAGCCTCCGGTATCAATATCGATAAACGCCTGAAGATTTCTTCGCTTGCCCATCTCATACTGCCCTACCATAGGATCTTAGACCAGTTACGCGAGAAAAAAAGAACGCATAAAATAGGCACTACCGGCAGGGGTATAGGGCCTTGCTATGCCGATAAGATTAACCGCTGCGGCATCAGGATTATCGATCTTTTAAACCCTAAGGCCTTTAAGGAGAAGTTAAAGGATAACTTAAAGGAGAAAAATGAGATTTTTAAAAAGGTTTACCAACATACGGGGTTTAATCTTGATTCAATCTACAAAGATTATTTAGGTTACGGGAAATTCCTCGTTCCTTACATATGCGATTGCGCCTCTTTATTGAATAAGGCAACGCAGGATAAAAAAGATATTCTTTTTGAAGGCGCGCAAGGAACGTTCCTGGACATAGATTTTGGCACTTATCCTTTTGTCACTTCTTCTTCGGCTACTGCCGGCGGCGCCTGTATCGGCACGGGCGTATCTCCCGTAAAAATAGACAGGATAGTGGGAGTAGCTAAGGCTTATACTACCCGGGTCGGAGAAGGCCCTTTCCCGACGGAATTTACGCCGGGCTTTGGAAAGTTTATGCGCAAAAAAGGCAATGAATTCGGCGCCACTACCGGCCGGCCGCGCAGATGCGGCTGGTTTGACAGCGTAATGGTAAAACAGGCGATCCTGCTTAATGGCATCTCGGAGCTGGCGATTATGAAGCTGGATATATTAGACGGCCTTAAGAATATAAAGATATGCGTGGCCTATAAATATAAAGGTAAGAAATTCTGCGAGTTTCCCGCGGATTTAGAGGTGTTGGCCAAGGCCCAACCTGTATATGAAGAGATGCCCGGCTGGGAGAGCCCAAGCGGTAAGATAAGGCACTATAAGGCATTATCTGTTCACGCCAGGGATTATATAGCGCGGCTTCAGGATATACTCAAAACGAAGATTTCCATGGTTTCCATAGGTTCATCCCGCGAAGAGACCATTTTTATTTAG
- a CDS encoding homocitrate synthase, whose amino-acid sequence MAKPKIYIIDVTNRDGVQTSRICLSKLEKTMINLYLSDMGVFQSEFGFPVTRHETNYLNANLELAKKGILSPIRLGGWLRATKDDAKAAFKLVPGLKHLNLSISTSDQMITHKFKGKLDHASVIKEMAEAVKEARKSGAESIGVNAEDASRSRMDYLIEFARAAKESGVDRIRYCDTLGCDTPFTIYERIKLLAEEARVPVEIHCHNDLGLVVANSLAGAKAALDCGLDAYINTCVNGMGERAGNADLVSVILAIKYGSGMQDYALDEKIDLKMAWKICKYASYAFGVPIPINQPGVGSNAFAHESGIHADGALKDRRNYELYDFEELGRGEPEIVETGRKITAGEYSGIKGFRNVYEKLEVVFRDDQEATQVLELVRYANVHNQKPLVDDELKFIAQYPEIARKIFTMSP is encoded by the coding sequence ATGGCTAAACCCAAAATTTATATTATTGACGTCACCAATCGCGACGGGGTGCAGACCTCCCGTATCTGCCTTTCGAAGTTAGAAAAAACAATGATTAATCTTTATCTTAGTGATATGGGCGTATTCCAGTCGGAGTTTGGCTTTCCGGTTACCCGCCATGAAACAAATTATTTAAACGCTAATTTAGAATTGGCTAAGAAGGGGATACTTTCTCCTATTAGATTAGGGGGGTGGCTTAGGGCGACCAAAGATGATGCCAAGGCCGCTTTTAAACTTGTGCCGGGGTTAAAGCATCTGAACCTATCTATTTCTACTTCTGATCAGATGATTACCCATAAATTTAAAGGAAAACTTGACCATGCCTCGGTAATAAAAGAGATGGCTGAGGCAGTAAAAGAAGCGCGTAAGTCAGGGGCGGAATCCATAGGCGTGAATGCCGAGGATGCCTCGCGCAGCCGTATGGATTATCTAATTGAGTTTGCCCGGGCGGCAAAAGAGAGCGGGGTGGATAGGATCCGTTACTGCGATACGTTAGGATGCGATACGCCCTTTACGATTTATGAACGCATAAAACTTTTGGCAGAAGAAGCAAGGGTTCCTGTAGAAATCCACTGCCATAATGATTTAGGGTTGGTTGTGGCGAATTCCCTTGCCGGGGCAAAAGCAGCCCTTGACTGCGGCCTGGATGCCTACATTAATACCTGCGTTAACGGTATGGGCGAACGGGCAGGGAATGCGGATTTAGTTTCCGTAATCTTAGCCATAAAATACGGCAGCGGCATGCAGGATTATGCCTTAGATGAAAAGATAGATTTGAAGATGGCCTGGAAGATTTGTAAATACGCCTCTTATGCCTTTGGCGTGCCTATACCCATAAACCAGCCCGGCGTAGGCAGTAATGCCTTTGCCCATGAATCAGGTATCCATGCCGACGGCGCCCTCAAAGACAGGCGTAATTACGAATTGTATGATTTTGAGGAATTAGGCAGAGGCGAACCTGAGATCGTCGAAACCGGCCGTAAGATTACCGCCGGAGAATATTCCGGCATAAAGGGTTTTCGCAATGTCTATGAAAAGCTGGAAGTAGTTTTTCGCGATGACCAGGAGGCAACGCAGGTCCTGGAACTGGTGCGTTATGCCAATGTGCATAACCAGAAACCGCTTGTGGATGATGAATTAAAATTTATTGCCCAGTATCCGGAGATTGCGCGTAAAATATTCACCATGAGCCCGTAA
- a CDS encoding alanine--glyoxylate aminotransferase family protein, with protein sequence MRKNYLLTPGPTPLPPQVCQAMAQPIIHHRTPQFQAILKEATEGLKYVYQTKGDVFILASSGTGAMEAAIINLLSPGDSAITVEGGKFGERWTEICRAYGINCDVIKVEWGKAVTPDEIDKRLKANPKIKAVFTTLCETSTGVATDIAAIGEVVKDTEAVLVIDAISGLGAIDLQTDSWFCDVVVSGSQKGLMLPPGLGFISVSPKAWKLIEASKSPKYYFDLKEAKKALDKTDTPFTPAITLIIALCESLKMLKEDGLEKVFSRHKKMADATRSAMKALGLELFAPLAASDVVTAVKAPQGIDGEKMVKAMRDTYGVTIAGGQAELKGKVFRIAHMGFIEESDIIAGIACLEKVLHQMGYKFALGSGVKAAEEIFLK encoded by the coding sequence ATGAGGAAGAATTATTTATTAACTCCCGGGCCGACGCCTTTACCGCCGCAAGTCTGCCAGGCGATGGCGCAACCCATCATCCATCACCGCACGCCCCAATTCCAGGCGATATTGAAGGAAGCGACAGAAGGTTTAAAATACGTCTATCAGACTAAAGGCGATGTCTTTATCTTAGCTTCTTCCGGCACCGGCGCTATGGAGGCAGCAATAATAAATTTGCTTTCTCCCGGCGACAGCGCAATTACCGTAGAGGGGGGAAAGTTTGGCGAGCGCTGGACAGAGATCTGCCGGGCATACGGAATAAATTGCGATGTTATTAAAGTGGAATGGGGCAAGGCAGTTACGCCTGACGAAATTGATAAGAGGCTTAAAGCCAACCCTAAGATTAAGGCAGTATTTACCACCCTTTGTGAAACTTCTACCGGCGTAGCTACTGATATTGCCGCAATCGGGGAGGTAGTAAAAGATACAGAAGCGGTATTAGTCATAGATGCTATCAGTGGCTTAGGGGCCATTGATTTACAGACTGATAGCTGGTTTTGCGATGTGGTAGTTTCCGGCTCGCAGAAAGGCCTGATGTTACCGCCGGGCTTAGGTTTTATTTCTGTAAGCCCTAAGGCCTGGAAATTAATAGAGGCCTCAAAAAGCCCGAAATATTATTTTGATTTAAAGGAAGCAAAAAAGGCGCTCGATAAAACCGATACCCCTTTTACGCCGGCCATAACTTTAATTATCGCTCTCTGCGAATCCTTAAAAATGCTCAAAGAAGACGGCCTAGAAAAGGTATTCAGCCGTCATAAAAAAATGGCAGATGCTACGCGCTCGGCGATGAAAGCCTTAGGGTTAGAATTATTCGCACCCTTAGCAGCTTCCGATGTCGTGACCGCAGTCAAGGCCCCGCAGGGCATAGATGGCGAAAAGATGGTTAAGGCCATGCGCGATACCTATGGCGTAACTATCGCCGGAGGCCAGGCAGAACTAAAAGGCAAGGTCTTTAGAATCGCGCATATGGGTTTTATCGAGGAGTCTGATATTATTGCCGGCATCGCCTGTTTAGAAAAAGTATTGCACCAGATGGGATATAAATTTGCGTTAGGTTCAGGCGTCAAAGCCGCAGAAGAGATATTTCTCAAATAA
- a CDS encoding OmpA family protein, producing the protein MKTKLLKALLMVFLSVALAGCTFIFQSGRRSDMQRIEELSRQLDELTTAKNRLEDILSTEIGDKQVDLKMMKKGLVITVVGDVLFDSGKAKVRNEAYTILDKVATVLNENVPELNVGIEGHTDNQPIRFSSWKSNWELSTARALSVLHYLVEEKGVVPERISAMGYGEYRPVASNDTREGRQANRRVEIVILPQLTKAKEAEVIREDKGQVKDMGLLETKENLK; encoded by the coding sequence ATGAAGACAAAATTGTTAAAGGCCTTATTGATGGTATTCTTGAGCGTGGCCTTGGCTGGCTGCACTTTTATTTTTCAGTCAGGCAGGCGTTCGGACATGCAGAGGATTGAGGAATTATCCCGCCAGCTGGATGAATTAACTACCGCTAAGAACCGGCTGGAAGACATACTCAGTACGGAAATCGGGGATAAGCAGGTGGACTTAAAGATGATGAAAAAGGGCCTGGTGATTACGGTAGTAGGAGATGTTTTATTTGATTCAGGAAAGGCCAAGGTCAGGAATGAGGCCTATACTATATTGGATAAAGTCGCCACGGTCCTGAATGAAAATGTCCCCGAACTGAACGTGGGGATAGAAGGCCATACCGATAACCAGCCCATCAGATTTTCAAGCTGGAAATCAAACTGGGAATTATCTACTGCCCGCGCGTTAAGCGTCCTGCATTATCTGGTTGAAGAAAAAGGCGTTGTCCCCGAGCGGATCTCGGCAATGGGTTATGGCGAATACCGGCCGGTTGCCTCTAATGATACCAGAGAAGGCCGTCAGGCAAACCGCAGGGTAGAAATCGTAATCCTGCCTCAGTTGACCAAAGCCAAAGAAGCCGAGGTTATTAGAGAGGATAAGGGCCAGGTAAAAGACATGGGGCTCTTAGAAACAAAAGAGAACCTTAAATAG